One Rosa chinensis cultivar Old Blush chromosome 3, RchiOBHm-V2, whole genome shotgun sequence DNA window includes the following coding sequences:
- the LOC112191465 gene encoding UPF0481 protein At3g47200, whose product MACTDGEITVVEPNGEEAVVIDIDPVAAMRRHLAVAENVVTTPSGGYPGSRGRVPQSLINISPTAIAPEMVSIGPFYHGKEILVDFEDSKLWFLNRLLSRTKRHGGPDRLKDLFEAVQKLENLAKGFYDEEVPMRSPEFIKMMVLDGCFIIELFRHLGRNEDVLGFNNPISAKPWLIPIITRDLLKLENQLPFFVLERLFRITAPAEDHGDPLALLALKFFNLSLPRLNDDVLKSLIRNPLLSREIDNHLLGLFHYSVCSTRSTNEKHQLSPFRLIPAPFLALPQLPPLLEQSEDHRVSPLRFLSLTLSNSEEHRVLSIQSTTQLRPSGVKFKPHKADNFLEINFTNRVLQIPPITINDLTITVFINCLAYEHSHDRDLTDGSFTHYIAFLSCLINSPRDVAFLCAEGIIASYSHNDLYIAGLFNRLREKVYFHRNTCGYLDGEFRAVEAYYSSHWGTFMRTYFSTPWSFISVVSAIILLVLTGGQTVLAVLSYIDQRGKRL is encoded by the exons atggcgTGTACTGATGGTGAAATCACAGTCGTAGAGCCAAATGGGGAGGAGGCAGTGGTGATTGATATTGACCCTGTAGCTGCTATGCGAAGGCATCTAGCGGTAGCGGAAAACGTAGTCACAACTCCTAGTGGGGGCTACCCTGGCTCTAGAGGAAGAGTTCCTCAAAGCCTCATCAACATCAGCCCAACAGCGATCGCTCCTGAAATGGTCTCCATCGGACCTTTTTACCACGGAAAGGAGATACTGGTGGATTTTGAAGACTCCAAATTGTGGTTTCTTAATCGACTCCTTTCTCGAACAAAGAGACATGGTGGGCCTGATCGTCTAAAAGATTTGTTTGAAGCCGTGCAAAAATTGGAGAATTTAGCGAAAGGATTCTATGATGAGGAAGTCCCCATGAGGAGCCCGGAGTTTATCAAAATGATGGTGCTTGATGGATGCTTTATCATTGAGCTGTTTCGACATCTTGGTAGAAATGAAGATGTCTTAGGTTTCAATAATCCTATCTCTGCCAAGCCATGGTTGATCCCAATTATCACTAGGGACCTCCTCAAGCTTGAAAACCAACTCCCTTTCTTCGTCCTTGAAAGATTGTTCAGAATTACTGCCCCTGCTGAAGATCATGGGGATCCTCTAGCTTTACTTGCCTTGAAGTTCTTTAATCTTTCCTTGCCTAGGCTTAATGATGATGTCCTTAAAAGTCTAATCCGTAACCCTCTACTAAGTCGTGAAATCGACAACCACTTGCTTGGCTTGTTTCACTACAGCGTCTGTTCCACTCGATCTACAAATGAAAAACATCAGCTGTCACCGTTCCGGCTTATCCCAGCACCTTTCCTGGCCTTGCCACAGCTCCCTCCGCTCCTAGAACAAAGCGAAGACCACCGAGTCAGTCCACTAAG ATTTCTTTCCCTAACTCTATCCAACTCTGAAGAGCATCGAGTCCTGTCAATCCAGTCTACCACACAACTGAGACCCTCTGGGGTCAAGTTTAAGCCACACAAAGCAGACAACTTCTTAGAGATCAATTTCACAAATAGGGTTCTACAAATCCCACCTATTACCATCAATGACCTCACCATTACCGTCTTCATCAACTGCCTAGCCTATGAACACTCGCACGATCGCGACCTCACCGATGGTAGCTTCACCCATTATATTGCCTTCTTGAGCTGTCTGATCAATTCACCTAGAGACGTCGCATTCCTTTGTGCTGAAGGGATTATTGCTAGTTACTCTCACAACGATCTTTATATAGCTGGGCTGTTCAACAGGTTGAGGGAGAAAGTTTATTTTCACAGAAATACTTGTGGTTACCTCGACGGGGAATTCAGAGCCGTGGAGGCTTATTACAGCAGCCATTGGGGTACCTTTATGCGAACTTATTTCAGCACTCCATGGTCCTTCATTTCAGTTGTTTCAGCCATCATCCTTCTTGTCCTCACCGGAGGCCAAACTGTTCTGGCTGTTTTGAGCTACATCGACCAGAGAGGAAAGCGACTGTGA